The following DNA comes from Teredinibacter haidensis.
ATGCTACGCAGAAATAATGCCGAGTGGGAATCGCTTTTGAGAAGCTTGGTCGTGTGCTCTTCGTGGTGCTGCCAATCTATGGCAGGAGTATTTTTCTTATCCAGTTTGTAGCCTCTGGGAAAATTTACGCTCAAGCCCAGTTGACCGTTTTGTATAAGTGGTGATTGAATCTTTGTGGCCAGAAGATCTCTTTGACCGTGTACGGTGCTGTGCAAGGATACGGGGCTTCCTTGCAGAGTGTATCGACTGGTCAATTGACCTTGCCAAAGGTTTAACGTCTGTTGAATATTGTCGAGATCGTTTGGTTGAAGGGCTTGCTTGTCGAATAGCAGACCCAGATTTGCGAGAGGTAAATCGTGTGGATTTTTGCGCAGCCACTGGCCTGCATCGCTTTCCATGTTGGTGGGGAAGTTCACTTTTGTGCCGTAAGCGTCGTAGGACTGATGGGTGTCCTGAAGTCGGTAGCTCCTGGGGTTGCTGCGGCTGTGCCAGGCCCAGCGCGCCTTGGTCTCCACAGGTGTACCCTTTACATAGTAAAGTTCGCTAAAACTTTGCAATCCAGTGACATCTGCGGTGAAAGCGAAATGCCCATTACCCAGAGTGAGGGGATTGCGGGGGTCCAGTTCTCGAATAACGGGATTGTGTCGTTCTACCAGGGCCTGCCGGTCAATCGGTGTGTCGGTGCCGGCAAGTACGGGGCTGGAGAGTATAAAAAAAAGAGAAGTAAAATATCGGTGGGCGTGGCTACCCCAGTTAATTATTTTATGCATTATTTTTGAAACCAAAAGGCAGAGAGAAATTTATTGGCCTGTACGCAGGTGCAATCTACAGCTGAGTTCCATAAAATGGCTGTCGCTTGCAAACTCATTCAGCCCGCTTTTTATACAGTCACTACGCTTTATGATTCTCTCACGAATAATTAAGGTTTTGCCATGAATAACACGATTCAAGCGCTTTCCCTTCATCCTGAACGCCTTTTTGGTAGTGATCCCGCAGTTGTTGCAATTGCCCGGTCGCTTTACCTTGACGTGGAATCATTGCCCATCATCAGCCCCCACGGGCATACGGATCCCCGCTGGTTTGCGGATAATAAACACTTTGGTAATCCGAGCGAGCTGTTAATCAAACCCGATCACTATGTATTCAGAATGTTGTACAGCCAGGGTGTTGATATGAAAAGCCTGGGTATACCCCAGCACGGTTTTAAAGGGCAAATGGCCGAGTCTGCAGCTATAGACCCTGAGGTTATTTGGAGGATTTTTGCCGAGCATTATTACCTTCTGGTAGGCACACCTTCTGGTTATTGGCTGGATTCTGTTTTTGCGAAAGTCTTTGGTTTGACGGAAAAATTGTGTGCTGAAAATGCAGATCGTTATTACGAGCGCATAAATCAAACGCTGGCCACAGATGCCTTTAAGCCGCGAGCTTTAATGGATAAATTTAATATTGAGCTTCTCGCAACAACGGAAGGTGCGCTGGACTCGCTGGAGCACCATAAAAAATTGGCGGATACGCCCTGGGCGAAGCGGGTTATTACCACCTTCCGCCCCGATGACGTGGTCGATCCCGACCGGGAGGATTTTCAGGGTAATTTGGACGTACTGAGTGAGATTAGCGGCCACGATACTGCCAGCTGGGCGGGCTATTTGGAGGCTATACGCAATCGTCGCGCATACTTCCGTAAAAAGGGGCGGGCTACCGCGACGGATCATGGACATCCTACGGCATTAACGGCCGACCTGTCTGTATCCGAGAGCGAGAAGTTGTATCAGAAATGCCGGACCGGGACATCGACCGAGTGGGAAAACGAATTGTTTCGCGCTCAGATGCTAACCGAGCTGGCTGGTATGAGCGTAGAGGATGGCATGGTGATGCAAATTCATCCCGGCTCCCACCGCAACCACAATCAGCAGTTATTTGATGTTTTTGGCCGCGATAAGGGCGCCGATATGCCGGTTGCCACGGAGTACGTTAACGCACTGAAACCGCTGTTGGGTAAATATGGTAATTCCAAAAAGCTCAATATTATCCTTTTTACGCTGGATGAAACGTCTTACAGCCGAGAGCTGGCGCCGTTAGCTGGGCATTATCCCTGCCTGAAATTGGGGCCCGCGTGGTGGTTCCACGACAGCCCTGCGGGCATGATGCGTTTCCGTCAGCAGACAACCGAAACGGCGGGCTTTTATAATACCGTCGGATTTAATGACGATACGCGTGCATTTTTATCTATACCCGCTCGCCACGATGTGGCGCGAAGGGTCGATTGCCGCTATCTGGCCGAGCTGGTTGCCAATCACCAGATCACGGAGGTGGAGGCTCGTCATGTCGTGCACCAACTCAGTTATGGCTTGGTCAAAAAAGCCTATAATCTCGATTCACTCTAAAACGGTATTACAACCTAGCCATGCAGTATTTTATTCAAATTCACCCCAGCGATAATGTGGCCGTTGCCTTGCGGGATTTAAGTGCTGGCACGGTGTTGCCGTTAAATAGCCGCGATATTCGCTTAGAGACAGATATTGCCAAGGGCCATAAGTTTACGTTGTGCGATATTACTGTCGGCCAAGCGCTAAAAAAATATGGGGCGGTGATCGGAGAGGCCGTGAAGGGGTTGAAATCTGGAGCCTTGGTGGATGAGCACAGTATAAAGACCCGGCTGGACGATGTGATCAGTTACACCTACGAGCCTAAACTGTGCGATTTACCCCGTCAGCCTTCAAGGGATGTTCAGGTGTACCGGCGCAGTCAAGGCCTTGTTGGTATTCGCAATGAGCTGTGGATTATTCCAACTGTGTCCTGTGTGAATGGTGTTGCCGCGAATATCGCCAAAGCTTTTCTAAGGGAAAATGCCTGTGATGATATTGATGGTGTGCATGTTTTTCCCCACCAGTTTGGCTGCTCTCAACTCGGTGATGATCTGGAGTACACGCGCAACATATTGCGTTGCCTGGTTCTGCACCCCAATGCCGGGGGCGTTCTGGTGTTGGGGTTGGGTTGCGAAAGTAATCAGATCGCGGAGCTTAAATTGGGGATGGCAGATATTGATCCCGCGCGACAAAAGTTTCTCGTGACACAAAGTGTTGAAGATGAAGTTGAGTCGGGGAAGCTGGCGCTCGCTGAGATCTATCAGCAAATACGCCACGACCGTAGGACAACGGGAAATCTCTCGGAGCTTTGCTTCGGCCTGGAGTGCGGGGGCAGTGATGGGCTGTCGGGTATTACCGCTAATCCCTTGTTGGGCGCTTTTTCCGACCGGGTTATTGCTCAAGGTGGCAGCAGCGTTCTAACCGAAGTTCCGGAAATGTTTGGTGCTGAAACATTGTTAATGGAGCGTTGCCGCAGCGAGGAGGTATTTCTTCAACTGGTGGACATGGTCAATGAGTTTAAGCATTACTACAAACGTCACCAGCAGCCCATTTATGAAAATCCATCACCGGGAAATAAAGCCGGTGGTATTTCCACACTGGAAGAAAAATCCCTGGGCTGCACCCAAAAAGCGGGCTGCTCTACGGTAGAGGCTGTTGTGGGCTACGGTCAGCGTATTCACGCTAAGGGTCTAAATCTGTTGAATGCTCCGGGCAATGACGCCATTGCAACAACAGCACTGGCTGCTGCCGGCTGCCATATGGTGCTGTTCACTACCGGACGGGGAACTCCCTACGGGGGGGCTGTGCCCACCGTTAAAGTTGCGACTAACTCGGAATTGGCCAAACGTAAAAAACATTGGATTGATTTTGATGCCGGGCCACTGGTAGAGGGAGCGGCTATGGAGACCCTGCTGGAGGGTTTTATCGACCAGCTGGTGTTGATTATTAACGGCGAACAAACTCAAAACGAGCGTAACGATTTTCGCGAGTTGGCGATATGGAAGCAAGGCGTGACGCTTTAAGCCCGGCTACAGGCAGGGGTGCTGTAGCACTCCTGCGCGCTTGAATGCGGTATGCGAAAACTCGTAGTAATCACCTCCTGCTCGGCCAAACCAGCAGAGCTCTTCGGTCAGGCGCAGGTTCCAAAGTTCTTCTTTATCTGGTTTTGTTGTGGCGAAACATTCGGGTTTAAGTACCGCAACATTTGTTCCTTCGGGACGGCGTGAAGAGGGGTACCAAAAAAATTCTGCTCCCGCTTGCCGCAGGTTAGTGCCCAACTGCTGACTGTGTTGCCAGTCTTTCGGATTCGTGATGGACGGGTGTAGCTCGGCAAAGTTCGAGCTGCATAGGTCGCAGCCTTTTTGAGTTCTTAAGCGTACCGAGAACAATGTGCGTGAATCGGAAATTTCTGCCAGTGGGCCGGTAATCGTGGGGCCTTTTTGAAATAGCCACAGGTAGACAGCAGTTTCGGCTAGGGCGGTTTGTTTTTCCTTTGCCGCATAAAAAATGCCCCTCTCCCATTGGCCGCCGTAGCGCGAGCCATATTGCAGCGGAGGATAGCGAAAGGGTGTCATCAGCAGGTAGGAAAGCCTTTCGCATTCCGAAGGGACTGGTGGTTTGCTTGTATCCAGTAACTGTTCAAGCCGAAGCTGCTCTTCGGCATTGCGGCTGATGGCTCGTGTTGCTGCCGTTTCCTGGGTTTCAACCACGCGCCAGGCGAGGCCGACAAGGGGGGCTAACTGTTTTTGTAACTCGTCCGTTGAGGGGATTTGCACTTATATTTTTCCCCGCATGGCGTCGAGGTACCAGATAATTTGCCCCAAGCCTAAAGCGGTTTGTACTAGGTCGACGGGCTTTGTATTGGAAAGATGGAGATTGGGGGTGCTCATCCAGTGTTTCATTGCTTGCTGGTTACCGCCGAGTATGGAATAGAGGGAGCGGTATACACGGATCAGTAACAGCGATAACTCAAAGGGTTTACCATTGCTCGCTAAAGCGGCGTCGTCCAGGTTACTGCTGGCACTTTTTTTGATACGCGCTACCGTGGCGCGGGATACGCCTATAGCGCTGGCGAGCTGGTCTTGTGTGATCCCAAGGAAGCGGCTGGCTTCGATTAGGCCGTTGGCGACAATGGCGCTGTCGTTAGGAATACGGGATGGCTCCATGCTGACTATGCCTCATAAGATACAAATATGCATATATTGTTGCATATGATGTTTTTTTCTGCAAGAAACAAAGGGAGTACGGCGAATAATGTACAAACGAAAACGCCGACGGATGCAGGCGTTTTCGTTATTGATTGTGTTGTTGGTGCTATTCGAGGTTGAAGCTAAAGCTGCCGTTGAAATTGGTGCCATTTCCAGTCGCAATATCAAATGTACCGCTGGCCTGCCGGTCGGCGATGCTGATGATGCTGAGGCTTCCACTTATGCCTTTGAGGGCGTCGGGTGCGGCGTCGGAACCACCGAACTCAGGGGAGCTGATGTTGACGGCAGTCTGATTCGCCTCATTTTCTATTTCGAGAGCGCTAACGATAGAGTAGGTGCCCGGTGTGACGGTGCGAAGGAATGAAAAGGCGAAGTTGATTTGGCTGTCGCCGTATGGGGCAGCGACGTTTACTGCAGCGTATGTAGCTGTATCATCTTCCAGTCCCAGCCCCTGATCAGACAGGGTTAATTCGACGTATGAATCTGCTGTGCCTCCGCAAACGCCCGCGCTGGCATCAAGGTCGTTGTACTGGTCGGAACCGAAGCTCAGAGTACCTTGATTGAACGTAGGCGTCGCGCTGAGTTGCCGCATTTCAACGGCTCCGATACGGTCGCTGCCACAGTGCATTTCGATACGGTATTGCGAATCGGAGACCACGAAATAGCTGGAGGTAATCGCGCTGTTACAGTTGAAAAAGTTGGCGTCTTCTTCCCCGATAAAATCTTCGCCGTTCACTGTAGTGTCTGTCACCAATTCGGAGCCGCTGGCGTCGCAGTAACTGACCGTTGTAGCGCTAGCTCCAACGTTGATTTCGCTGACGACGGTGCTGAAAGCTAACATATAACCATCGATATGGAATACGTTAGATCCGTATTCAAAATCGAAGATAAAGTCAGTATCCAAGTCTACATCGGTACGCCATACCCCCGATTTAGTGAGCAGATCAAAATCGTTTAGGCTGACTTCCGTACCCAAGGTGCTGGTGCGCCCTGGGTCTTTACTTACAGTATCTTCTCCATCACCACCGCCGCCACAGCCGGTGAGACCCAGGGCGGACGCGAGACAAAGGTAAGTGAAGGTTGTTGTCCATAGACGATGTTGCATTTTCCTCTCCTTGTAATAGTCGTTTTGTTGTTACTGTTCGCGTGCAATTGCTCTGTAGGCAATATCTGTACGCATAAAGACATCTTCCCAATTGATATGCCGCGCTAGAGTATAAGCGTTCTGTTGCGCCTCTGTGACAGAGCTGCCCAGCGCCGTTGCGCAGAGAACGCGGCCTCCGTTAGTGACGACATTTTCGTCTTCGAGTGCTGTACCCGCGTGGAAGACTTTGGCGTCGGCAGATTCGCCTTTACCTAAACCGCTGATGACTTTACCTTTAGCGTAGCTATTGGGGTAGCCGCCTGCGGCCAGCACGACGCCAACGGATGGGCGTGAATCCCATTCGGTGGTCGATGTATCAAGTGATTTGCTTAGCGCGGCTTGGCATAGCTCCACTAGATCGGATTTCAAGCGCAGCATAATCGGCTGGGTTTCGGGGTCGCCGAAACGGCAGTTGTACTCGATTACCTTGGGCGTGCCATCTGCGGTAATCATTAAGCCCGCGTAGAGGAATCCGGTGTAGGTGTTGCCTTCGTCGGCCATACCGCGAATGGTGGGCATGATCACCTCATCCATAATGCGTTGATATACGGCGTCGGTTACTACGGGAGCTGGCGAGTAGGCACCCATTCCTCCGGTGTTTAGACCAGTATCACCATCTCCTGCGCGCTTGTGATCTTGGCTGGTGGCCATGGGCAGGACATTGTCGCCGTCGGCGATAACAATAAAGCTGGCTTCTTCGCCCACCAGAAATTCTTCGATAACCACGCGGCAACCGGCATCACCAAAAGCGTTACCGGAGAGCATATCGGTAACGGCATTCTCTGCGGTTTTAAGATCTTCGGCGACAATCACGCCTTTACCCGCGGCCAAACCATCGGCTTTCACTACAATGGGCGCGCCTTTTTCCCGCAGGTAGGCGAGCGCGGGTTTCACTTCGGTAAAGGTTTGATAGTCGGCTGAGGGGATGTTGTGGCGGGCGAGAAAATCTTTGGTAAAGGATTTGGATCCCTCCAGTTGCGAGGCGCCTTTGCTTGGGCCAAAACAGGCTAGGCCTGCGGCTTCAAAGGTGTCTACTACGCCTTCCACCAACGGTGCTTCCGGGCCGATAATCGTGAGATCGATGGCGTTGTCTTTGGCGAATTTAACTTGTTCATCAAAGGCCATAATATCGATGGCAACGTTTTCCATTTTATCTTCGATTGCGGTACCAGCATTGCCGGGCGCGACAAATACTTTTTCGACTTTACTACTCTGTGCCGCCTTCCAGGCTAGCGCGTGTTCGCGGCCACCGGAGCCTATTACAAGTATTTTCATGTTTCTGATCTACGTTTTATGTCGCTTGGGGGCCGCTTAGCGAACCCCAATCTACGTGTTTATTTAGTGCCGGAAATGACGCATACGGGTAAAGACCATCGCCATGCCGTGTTCGTCGGCGGCGGCGATCACTTCTTCATCGCGCATGGAACCACCTGGCTCGATGACGGCAGTGATGCCTACGCTTGCGGCATTGTCGATACCATCGCGGAAGGGGAAGAATGCGTCTGAAGCCATAACGGAGCCTTTTACTTCAAATCCTGCGTGCTCGGCTTTAATGGCGGCGATTCGCGCGGAATTTACACGACTCATCTGGCCTGCGCCGACGCCTATCGTCTGGCTGTTTTTGGCGTAAACAATAGCATTGGATTTGACCATTTTGCCGACTTTCCAGGCGAACAACAAATCGCGAATCTCGTCTTCTGTTGGGGCTCGCTGGGTCACGATCTCCAGAT
Coding sequences within:
- the uxaC gene encoding glucuronate isomerase is translated as MNNTIQALSLHPERLFGSDPAVVAIARSLYLDVESLPIISPHGHTDPRWFADNKHFGNPSELLIKPDHYVFRMLYSQGVDMKSLGIPQHGFKGQMAESAAIDPEVIWRIFAEHYYLLVGTPSGYWLDSVFAKVFGLTEKLCAENADRYYERINQTLATDAFKPRALMDKFNIELLATTEGALDSLEHHKKLADTPWAKRVITTFRPDDVVDPDREDFQGNLDVLSEISGHDTASWAGYLEAIRNRRAYFRKKGRATATDHGHPTALTADLSVSESEKLYQKCRTGTSTEWENELFRAQMLTELAGMSVEDGMVMQIHPGSHRNHNQQLFDVFGRDKGADMPVATEYVNALKPLLGKYGNSKKLNIILFTLDETSYSRELAPLAGHYPCLKLGPAWWFHDSPAGMMRFRQQTTETAGFYNTVGFNDDTRAFLSIPARHDVARRVDCRYLAELVANHQITEVEARHVVHQLSYGLVKKAYNLDSL
- a CDS encoding UxaA family hydrolase; translation: MQYFIQIHPSDNVAVALRDLSAGTVLPLNSRDIRLETDIAKGHKFTLCDITVGQALKKYGAVIGEAVKGLKSGALVDEHSIKTRLDDVISYTYEPKLCDLPRQPSRDVQVYRRSQGLVGIRNELWIIPTVSCVNGVAANIAKAFLRENACDDIDGVHVFPHQFGCSQLGDDLEYTRNILRCLVLHPNAGGVLVLGLGCESNQIAELKLGMADIDPARQKFLVTQSVEDEVESGKLALAEIYQQIRHDRRTTGNLSELCFGLECGGSDGLSGITANPLLGAFSDRVIAQGGSSVLTEVPEMFGAETLLMERCRSEEVFLQLVDMVNEFKHYYKRHQQPIYENPSPGNKAGGISTLEEKSLGCTQKAGCSTVEAVVGYGQRIHAKGLNLLNAPGNDAIATTALAAAGCHMVLFTTGRGTPYGGAVPTVKVATNSELAKRKKHWIDFDAGPLVEGAAMETLLEGFIDQLVLIINGEQTQNERNDFRELAIWKQGVTL
- a CDS encoding RES family NAD+ phosphorylase, producing MQIPSTDELQKQLAPLVGLAWRVVETQETAATRAISRNAEEQLRLEQLLDTSKPPVPSECERLSYLLMTPFRYPPLQYGSRYGGQWERGIFYAAKEKQTALAETAVYLWLFQKGPTITGPLAEISDSRTLFSVRLRTQKGCDLCSSNFAELHPSITNPKDWQHSQQLGTNLRQAGAEFFWYPSSRRPEGTNVAVLKPECFATTKPDKEELWNLRLTEELCWFGRAGGDYYEFSHTAFKRAGVLQHPCL
- a CDS encoding antitoxin Xre/MbcA/ParS toxin-binding domain-containing protein, with the protein product MEPSRIPNDSAIVANGLIEASRFLGITQDQLASAIGVSRATVARIKKSASSNLDDAALASNGKPFELSLLLIRVYRSLYSILGGNQQAMKHWMSTPNLHLSNTKPVDLVQTALGLGQIIWYLDAMRGKI
- the purD gene encoding phosphoribosylamine--glycine ligase, with the protein product MKILVIGSGGREHALAWKAAQSSKVEKVFVAPGNAGTAIEDKMENVAIDIMAFDEQVKFAKDNAIDLTIIGPEAPLVEGVVDTFEAAGLACFGPSKGASQLEGSKSFTKDFLARHNIPSADYQTFTEVKPALAYLREKGAPIVVKADGLAAGKGVIVAEDLKTAENAVTDMLSGNAFGDAGCRVVIEEFLVGEEASFIVIADGDNVLPMATSQDHKRAGDGDTGLNTGGMGAYSPAPVVTDAVYQRIMDEVIMPTIRGMADEGNTYTGFLYAGLMITADGTPKVIEYNCRFGDPETQPIMLRLKSDLVELCQAALSKSLDTSTTEWDSRPSVGVVLAAGGYPNSYAKGKVISGLGKGESADAKVFHAGTALEDENVVTNGGRVLCATALGSSVTEAQQNAYTLARHINWEDVFMRTDIAYRAIAREQ